A section of the Pan paniscus chromosome 11, NHGRI_mPanPan1-v2.0_pri, whole genome shotgun sequence genome encodes:
- the LOC100975275 gene encoding olfactory receptor 13F1 — MFPANWTSIKVFFFLGFSHYPKVQVIIFAVCLLMYLITLLGNIFLISITILDSQLHTPMYLFLSNLSFLDIWYSSSALTPMLANFVSGRNTISFSGCATQMYLSLAMGSTECVLLPMMAYDRYVAICNPLRYPIIMNRRTCVQIAAGSWMTGCLTALVETMSVLPLSLCGNTIINHFTCEILAVLKLVCVDTSLVQLIMLVISALLLPMPMLLICISYAFILASILRISSVEGRSKAFSTCTAHLMVVVLFYGTALSMYLKPSAVDSQEIDKFMALVYAGLTPMLNPIIYSLRNKEVKVALKKLLIRNHFNTAFISILK; from the coding sequence ATGTTCCCGGCAAATTGGACAtctataaaagtatttttcttcctgGGATTTTCTCACTACCCCAAAGTTCAGGTCATCATATTTGCAGTGTGCTTGCTGATGTACCTGATCACCTTGCTGGGCAACATTTTTCTGATCTCCATCACCATTCTAGATTCCCAACTGCACACCCCTATGTACCTCTTCCTCAGCAATCTCTCCTTTCTGGACATCTGGTACTCCTCTTCTGCGCTCACTCCAATGCTGGCAAACTTTGTTTCAGGGAGAAACACTATTTCATTCTCAGGGTGTGCCACTCAGATGTACCTCTCCCTTGCCATGGGCTCCACTGAGTGTGTGCTCCTGCCCATGATGGCATATGACCGGTATGTGGCCATCTGCAACCCCCTGAGATACCCTATCATCATGAATAGGAGAACCTGTGTGCAGATTGCAGCTGGCTCCTGGATGACAGGCTGTCTCACTGCCCTGGTGGAAACGATGTCTGTGCTGCCACTGTCTCTCTGTGGTAATACTATCATCAATCATTTCACTTGTGAAATTCTGGCTGTCTTGAAATTGGTTTGTGTGGACACCTCCCTGGTGCAGTTAATCATGCTGGTGATCAGTGCACTTCTTCTCCCCATGCCAATGCTACTCATTTGTATCTCTTATGCATTTATCCTCGCCAGTATCCTGAGAATCAGCTCAGTGGAAGGCCGAAGTAAAGCCTTTTCAACGTGCACAGCCCACCTGATGGTGGTAGTTTTGTTCTATGGGACGGCTCTCTCCATGTACCTGAAACCCTCCGCTGTAGATTCAcaggaaatagataaatttatGGCTTTGGTGTATGCCGGACTAACCCCCATGTTGAATCCTATCATCTATAGTCTACGGAACAAAGAGGTGAAAGTGGCCTTGAAAAAATTGCTGATTAGAAATCATTTTAATACTGCCTTCATTTCCATCCTCAAATAA
- the LOC100974949 gene encoding LOW QUALITY PROTEIN: olfactory receptor 13C4-like (The sequence of the model RefSeq protein was modified relative to this genomic sequence to represent the inferred CDS: inserted 1 base in 1 codon; substituted 1 base at 1 genomic stop codon) yields the protein MFIQVIFYICCLAVKILYIGSSSGILKAXDMDKINQTFVREFILLGLSGYPKLEIIFFALILVMYVVILIGNGVLIIASILDSRLHMPMYFFLGNLSFLDICYTTSSIPSTLVSLISKKRNISFSGCAVQMFFGFAMGSTECFLLGMMAFDRYVAICNPLRYAIIMNKVVYVLLTSVSWISGGINSIVQTSLAMXWPFCGNNIINHFLCEILAVLKLACSDISVNIVTLAVSNIAFLVLPLLVIFFSYMFILYTILQMNSATGKHKAFSTCSVHLTVVIIFYGTIFFMYAKPKSQDLLGKDNLQATEGLVSMFYGVVTPMLNPIIYSLRNKDVKAAIKYLLSRKAINQ from the exons ATGTTTATTCAagttattttttacatttgttgcTTGGCTGTGAAAATATTATACATTGGGTCTTCCTCTGGCATCCTGAAAG GGGACATGGACAAGATAAACCAGACATTTGTGAGAGAATTCATTCTTCTGGGACTCTCTGGTTACCCCAAACTTGAGatcattttctttgctctgattCTAGTTATGTATGTAGTGATTCTAATTGGCAATGGTGTTCTGATCATAGCAAGCATCTTGGATTCTCGTCTTCACATgcccatgtacttcttcctggGCAACCTCTCTTTCCTGGATATCTGCTATACAACCTCCTCCATTCCCTCAACACTGGTGAGCTtaatctcaaagaaaagaaacatttcctTCTCTGGATGTGCAGTGCAGATGTTCTTTGGGTTTGCAATGGGGTCAACAGAATGTTTCCTCCTTGGCATGATGGCATTTGATCGTTATGTGGCCATCTGTAACCCTCTGAGATACGCCATCATCATGAACAAGGTGGTGTATGTACTGCTGACTTCTGTATCATGGATTTCTGGTGGAATCAATTCAATTGTGCAAACATCACTTGCCATGTGATGGCCTTTCTGTGGGAACAATATTATTAATCATTTCTTATGCGAGATCTTAGCTGTCCTAAAATTAGCTTGTTCTGATATATCTGTCAATATTGTTACCCTAGCAGTGTCAAATATTGCTTTCCTAGTTCTTCCTCTGCTcgtgatttttttctcctatatGTTCATCCTCTACACCATCTTGCAAATGAACTCAGCCACAGGAAAACACAAGGCATTTTCTACATGCTCAGTTCACCTGACTGTGGTGATCATATTTTATGGTACCATCTTCTTTATGTATGCAAAACCTAAGTCCCAGGACCTCCTTGGGAAAGACAACTTGCAAGCTACAGAGGGGcttgtttccatgttttatggGGTTGTGACCCCCATGTTAAACCCCATAATCTATagcttgagaaataaagatgtaaaagctgctataaaatatttgctgagcagGAAAGCTATTAACCAGTAA
- the LOC100974607 gene encoding olfactory receptor 13C3 produces MIVQVICTVCFLAVNTFHVRSFDFLKADDMGEINQTLVSEFLLRGLSGYPKIEIVYFALILVMYLVILIGNGVLIIASIFDSHLHTPMYFFLGNLSFLDICYTSSSVPSTLVSLISKKRNISFSGCAVQMFFGFAMGSTECLLLGMMAFDRYVAVCNPLRYPIILSKVAYVLMASVSWLSGGINSAVQTLLAMRLPFCGNNIINHFACEILAVLKLACADISLNIITMVISNMAFLVLPLMVIFFSYMFILYTILQMNSATGRRKAFSTCSAHLTVVIIFYGTIFFMYAKPKSQDLIGEEKLQASDKLISLFYGVVTPMLNPIIYSLRNNDVKAAVKYLLNKKPIH; encoded by the coding sequence ATGATTGTTCAGGTAATTTGTACTGTTTGTTTCTTggcagtaaatacatttcatgttaGATCTTTTGATTTCCTGAAAGCAGATGACATGGGTGAGATTAACCAGACACTTGTGTCAGAATTTCTTCTTCGGGGTCTTTCTGGATACCCAAAGATTGAGATTGTTTACTTTGCTCTCATTCTAGTTATGTACCTAGTGATTCTAATTGGCAATGGTGTTCTAATCATAGCCAGCATCTTTGATTCTCATCTTCACAcacccatgtacttcttcctggGCAACCTCTCTTTCCTGGATATCTGCTATACATCCTCCTCTGTTCCCTCAACATTGGTGAGCTtaatctcaaagaaaagaaacatttcctTCTCTGGATGTGCAGTGCAGATGTTCTTTGGGTTTGCAATGGGGTCAACAGAATGTCTGCTTCTTGGCATGATGGCATTTGATCGTTATGTGGCCGTCTGCAACCCACTGAGATACCCCATCATCCTGAGCAAGGTGGCGTATGTATTGATGGCTTCTGTGTCCTGGCTGTCCGGTGGAATCAATTCAGCTGTGCAAACATTACTTGCCATGAGACTGCCTTTCTGTGGGAATAATATTATCAATCATTTTGCATGTGAAATATTAGCTGTCCTCAAGCTAGCCTGTGCTGATATATCCCTCAATATTATCACCATGGTGATATCAAATATGGCCTTCCTGGTTCTTCCACTGAtggtcatttttttctcctatatgTTCATCCTCTACACCATCTTGCAAATGAATTCAGCCACAGGAAGACGCAAGGCATTTTCCACGTGCTCAGCTCACCTGACTGTGGTGATCATATTTTACGGTACCATCTTCTTTATGTATGCGAAACCGAAGTCTCAAGACCTGATTGGGGAAGAAAAATTGCAAGCATCAGACAAGCTCATTTCTCTGTTTTATGGGGTAGTGACGCCCATGCTGAATCCTATAATCTATAGCTTGAGAAATAACGATGTAAAAGCTGCtgtaaaatatttgctgaacaaaaAACCAATTCACTAA